One Oscillospiraceae bacterium DNA window includes the following coding sequences:
- the nadC gene encoding carboxylating nicotinate-nucleotide diphosphorylase, with protein MFDEVTMKLSVDPLLLSALKEDITSEDVSTNSVMPAAKQGEVDLICKQDGIICGLQVFARVFALLDPASHVDFHAKDGDRVQKGQTMAEIYGDIRALLCGERTALNYLQRMSGIATYTNSVAVLLEGTKTKLLDTRKTTPNNRIFEKYAVRVGGGNNHRYNLSDGVLLKDNHIGAAGGVRQAVTMAKKYASFVRKIEVEVENLEMVKEAIGAGADIIMLDNMSHAEMKTAVAWIDGRAEVEVSGNVNRENIAKLRDLGVDYISSGALTYAAPIMDISMKHLHAV; from the coding sequence ATGTTCGACGAAGTGACCATGAAGCTCAGCGTAGACCCGTTGCTTTTAAGTGCCCTGAAAGAGGATATCACCAGCGAAGATGTGTCTACCAACAGCGTTATGCCGGCAGCAAAGCAGGGAGAGGTGGACCTTATCTGCAAGCAGGACGGCATTATCTGTGGCCTGCAGGTCTTTGCGCGCGTCTTTGCTCTGCTGGACCCGGCAAGCCATGTGGATTTTCACGCAAAAGACGGCGACCGGGTACAGAAAGGGCAGACAATGGCCGAAATTTACGGGGATATCCGTGCACTGCTCTGCGGCGAGAGGACAGCGCTCAATTATCTGCAGCGCATGAGCGGCATTGCAACCTATACCAATTCTGTTGCGGTGCTTTTAGAGGGCACCAAAACAAAGCTGCTGGATACCCGCAAGACAACGCCCAACAACCGCATCTTTGAAAAATACGCTGTACGGGTTGGCGGGGGAAACAACCACCGCTACAACCTTTCTGACGGTGTCCTTTTAAAAGACAACCATATCGGTGCCGCCGGCGGTGTAAGGCAGGCGGTCACCATGGCGAAAAAATACGCGTCCTTTGTGCGCAAAATTGAGGTCGAGGTCGAAAACCTAGAGATGGTAAAGGAAGCGATCGGGGCCGGGGCCGATATTATCATGCTGGACAATATGAGCCATGCGGAAATGAAAACAGCCGTCGCGTGGATTGACGGCCGGGCCGAGGTCGAGGTTTCGGGAAATGTTAACCGTGAAAACATTGCAAAACTAAGGGACCTTGGTGTAGACTATATTTCAAGCGGTGCACTGACGTACGCCGCCCCGATTATGGATATTTCCATGAAACATTTACATGCAGTTTGA
- the aroF gene encoding 3-deoxy-7-phosphoheptulonate synthase, with protein sequence MIILMKNDCTKDQIDHIIALLKEKGLGANLSVGSEATVIGVLGDKSALNTENIEVMDGVEKCVPIMHTYKLASHEMVPEGRKVKVGNVVFGGEKLVLIAGPCAVESEEQITKAALGVKAAGAQMLRGGAYKPRTSPYAFQGLEDEGYRLLRHAADTAGLPCVSEVVDPQDLDTAAKYCDMVQVGARNMQNFRLLREIGRSGMPVLLKNGIASTVEEWLDAAEYILSEGNPNVVLCERGIRTFETATRNTLDVSAVPVVKARSSLPIIIDPSHAAGKRALVTPLAMAGIAAGADGIIVEVHPDPKVAMSDAAQQLTIPDFQVFTGKIRRVAAAVDRTL encoded by the coding sequence ATGATTATCCTGATGAAAAACGACTGCACCAAAGACCAAATTGACCATATTATCGCCTTATTAAAAGAAAAAGGGCTGGGTGCAAACCTCTCTGTCGGCAGTGAAGCCACTGTCATCGGTGTACTGGGCGACAAATCTGCACTGAATACCGAAAATATAGAAGTGATGGATGGCGTTGAAAAATGCGTACCTATTATGCACACCTACAAGCTCGCCAGCCACGAAATGGTGCCGGAGGGCCGCAAAGTCAAGGTGGGGAACGTTGTCTTTGGCGGGGAGAAACTGGTGCTCATCGCTGGTCCCTGCGCTGTAGAGAGCGAGGAGCAGATTACCAAAGCGGCATTGGGCGTAAAAGCAGCCGGTGCACAGATGCTGCGCGGCGGTGCGTACAAGCCGCGCACAAGCCCATATGCCTTTCAGGGTCTGGAAGACGAGGGCTACCGCCTGCTTCGCCATGCAGCAGATACTGCCGGCCTGCCCTGCGTCAGTGAAGTTGTAGATCCGCAGGATCTGGATACCGCGGCAAAATACTGTGATATGGTACAGGTCGGTGCGCGAAACATGCAGAATTTCCGTCTGCTGCGGGAAATCGGCCGCTCTGGAATGCCGGTTCTGCTGAAAAACGGCATTGCCTCTACTGTAGAGGAGTGGTTGGATGCCGCTGAGTACATTTTAAGTGAAGGCAACCCGAATGTTGTGCTCTGTGAGCGCGGCATTCGTACATTTGAGACCGCGACCCGCAACACGCTGGATGTTTCTGCAGTGCCCGTGGTAAAGGCGCGCAGCAGCCTGCCGATTATCATTGACCCGTCTCACGCGGCCGGCAAGCGCGCACTGGTAACGCCGCTAGCCATGGCCGGTATAGCCGCTGGTGCAGATGGCATTATCGTAGAGGTGCACCCCGACCCGAAGGTTGCAATGAGCGATGCCGCTCAGCAGCTGACAATTCCTGATTTTCAGGTGTTCACCGGCAAAATCCGCCGGGTAGCAGCTGCAGTTGACCGCACGCTGTAA
- a CDS encoding biotin transporter BioY produces MKGKTKNLALCGLCAALTCVLAPLSIPIGQVPISLATFAVMLSAALLGAKWGVLSQVVYLLLGCIGVPVFAGFSAGVGCIAGPTGGYLLGYLVLAAAEGLLYHLLGSGKRMGKKSAALVVSMLVGTAALYTLGSCWFILVTHTPLQAALLTCVVPFLPGDAVKIAAVTVLVPQLERALGHLDHGRQTA; encoded by the coding sequence ATGAAAGGAAAAACGAAGAATTTAGCTCTCTGCGGACTTTGCGCAGCATTGACCTGTGTGCTGGCACCGCTCTCCATTCCGATTGGGCAGGTACCCATTAGCTTAGCCACATTTGCGGTTATGCTCAGTGCAGCCCTGCTGGGGGCAAAGTGGGGCGTTTTAAGCCAGGTGGTTTACCTGCTGCTGGGGTGCATCGGTGTGCCGGTGTTTGCGGGCTTCAGTGCGGGGGTCGGCTGTATTGCAGGCCCCACCGGCGGCTATCTGCTGGGCTACTTGGTTTTGGCGGCGGCAGAGGGACTGCTGTACCATCTGCTCGGCAGCGGAAAGCGCATGGGGAAGAAATCCGCGGCGCTGGTTGTCTCCATGCTCGTGGGCACCGCGGCACTTTATACCTTAGGGAGCTGCTGGTTTATCTTGGTGACGCATACGCCGCTGCAGGCGGCTTTACTTACCTGCGTGGTGCCGTTCTTGCCGGGCGATGCAGTTAAGATTGCCGCGGTGACCGTGCTGGTGCCGCAGCTGGAGCGTGCGCTGGGGCATTTGGACCATGGACGCCAGACCGCCTGA
- the sleB gene encoding spore cortex-lytic enzyme, whose protein sequence is MKKAGITAWRVLIVILVACVAFGVASQYSQSTQTLSRVGSSGAEVTKIQTKLKSLGLYTGKTDGIYGSSTRKAVVTFQKQQGITADGVAGSQTLKALGLGGGSASAATGGLGKYSSNDVKLLATIISAEARGEPYEGQVAVAAVILNRIDHPSFPNTLAGVVYQPGAFSCLTDGGVNAAVADSAYKAARDAINGWDPSNGAIYYYNPAKSTNKWIFSRPTITVIGKHRFCS, encoded by the coding sequence ATGAAAAAAGCAGGTATTACAGCATGGCGTGTGCTGATTGTCATTCTTGTCGCTTGTGTTGCATTCGGGGTAGCTTCTCAGTACAGTCAAAGCACACAAACCCTTTCCCGCGTAGGGTCAAGCGGAGCAGAGGTCACAAAGATCCAGACAAAGCTGAAAAGTCTCGGCCTTTATACCGGCAAGACTGATGGCATTTACGGCAGCTCTACCAGAAAGGCTGTTGTTACCTTTCAGAAACAGCAGGGCATTACTGCTGATGGGGTTGCCGGCAGCCAAACTCTAAAGGCCCTCGGCCTTGGCGGCGGCTCGGCCAGCGCGGCGACCGGCGGCCTTGGTAAGTACTCCAGTAATGACGTAAAGCTTTTGGCAACTATCATCTCTGCCGAAGCGCGGGGTGAACCCTATGAGGGGCAGGTGGCCGTTGCGGCAGTTATTCTCAACCGCATTGATCACCCCTCTTTCCCCAACACCCTTGCCGGCGTTGTCTACCAGCCGGGAGCTTTCAGCTGCCTGACAGATGGCGGTGTCAATGCCGCTGTGGCGGATTCCGCTTACAAAGCAGCACGTGATGCCATTAACGGCTGGGACCCCTCCAACGGCGCAATTTATTACTACAACCCCGCCAAGAGCACAAACAAATGGATTTTCTCCCGCCCGACCATTACCGTTATCGGCAAGCACCGTTTCTGCTCCTGA
- a CDS encoding transcription repressor NadR, producing MNGGERRQKIAELLQNSAVPLSGQALSRQLSVSRQVIVQDIALMRAQNIAVYSTNKGYVIRKKEECSRILKVFHDEKDVEKELDAVVDLGGWVKDVFVYHKAYGVVRADINIHSRRDVKGFVEKIKSGKSSLLMNVTSGYHYHTIVAEDEQTLDLIQEKLQELGFLAKLQEYEPVNFWKKPDDEKQA from the coding sequence ATGAATGGCGGAGAACGCAGACAAAAAATTGCAGAATTACTGCAGAACAGCGCGGTGCCCCTGTCCGGGCAGGCACTTTCACGGCAGCTTTCTGTCAGCCGTCAGGTCATTGTACAGGATATTGCTCTGATGAGGGCGCAGAATATTGCGGTCTATTCTACAAACAAAGGATATGTGATTCGCAAAAAAGAGGAGTGCAGCCGCATCCTAAAAGTTTTTCACGATGAAAAAGATGTCGAAAAGGAACTTGACGCTGTCGTTGACCTGGGCGGCTGGGTAAAGGATGTCTTTGTTTACCACAAAGCATACGGTGTTGTGCGGGCGGATATCAATATTCATTCCCGCAGGGATGTAAAAGGATTTGTAGAAAAAATAAAGAGCGGAAAGTCCAGCCTATTGATGAATGTAACTTCAGGGTACCATTATCATACTATCGTCGCAGAGGATGAGCAGACATTGGACCTGATTCAGGAAAAGCTGCAGGAATTGGGTTTCCTTGCGAAGCTGCAGGAGTATGAGCCGGTGAATTTCTGGAAAAAGCCGGACGACGAAAAGCAGGCCTGA
- a CDS encoding thioesterase encodes MQKTVGASQSAGFERTVRVESHQIGASGKMRLSALLRMEQETGEEHMDQVGLGYEKMLQDGIVLLITENSVRLQRMPVRNEQLRIVTNALGAVGVHLYREFLFYSGEEKVADIMQASVCVDSKTHRPLRPQKAIFKYNVFPDNIVPQEKQVPKIRVNEDLPLLGERPVRYSDLDMNHHLTNTIYGDIVEDFLPEEYRAWQQVHISYMAEAVLGDMLQIQGERRKNGFLLSGRKQGIRSFSALVQC; translated from the coding sequence ATGCAGAAAACGGTTGGGGCTTCTCAGTCGGCCGGCTTTGAGCGGACCGTACGGGTAGAAAGCCATCAGATTGGTGCAAGCGGCAAAATGCGCCTTTCCGCGCTGCTGCGTATGGAGCAGGAAACCGGCGAAGAGCACATGGACCAGGTTGGGCTTGGATATGAAAAAATGCTGCAAGACGGCATTGTCCTGTTGATTACAGAAAATTCGGTCAGGCTGCAGCGTATGCCGGTGCGCAACGAACAGCTGCGCATTGTCACCAATGCACTGGGTGCGGTTGGGGTTCACCTTTACCGCGAATTTCTGTTTTACAGCGGGGAGGAAAAGGTCGCCGATATTATGCAGGCAAGTGTCTGTGTCGACAGCAAGACCCACCGTCCGCTGCGCCCGCAGAAAGCAATTTTCAAATACAATGTTTTTCCGGATAATATCGTTCCACAGGAAAAGCAGGTGCCAAAGATTCGCGTGAATGAGGACCTGCCGCTTTTGGGTGAGCGCCCGGTGCGCTACAGCGACCTGGATATGAACCACCACCTGACCAACACAATTTACGGCGATATTGTAGAGGACTTTTTGCCGGAAGAGTACCGTGCCTGGCAGCAGGTGCATATCAGCTACATGGCAGAAGCCGTGTTGGGCGATATGCTGCAGATACAGGGGGAACGGCGCAAAAATGGATTTTTGCTTTCTGGGCGCAAACAGGGGATTCGCAGCTTTTCCGCATTAGTGCAATGCTGA
- a CDS encoding L-aspartate oxidase, with translation MKTDVLIVGCGCSGLYCALHLPRDKKILMITKSDLESSDSFLAQGGMCMLKDESDYQCYFEDTLKAGHYENDKKSVEIMIHSSQDVVKDLLSYGVDFKRNADGSLAFTREGAHRHKRILYHEDITGKEITSCLLEQVKKLPNVTLLTYTRLLDILEGDNTCCGAVIKQQDQAPEVVEAGDVVLATGGIGGLYRHSTNFRHLTGDSVAIAIKHGIALKNVNYVQIHPTTFYSENEEDRSFLISESVRGEGAKLYDKEMHRFVNELLPRDLLTNAIYAQMEKDHTAHVWEDLRTIPADELRAHFPNIIEHCTEMGYDVFKECIPVVPAQHYYMGGIQVNYQSRTSMERLYAVGETACNGVHGKNRLASNSLLESLVFAKRAAREISENNGRVPADAEAQREKVLASADLSAYSDEKALDQVYKDAVQREIQKADKLARTA, from the coding sequence ATGAAAACGGATGTTTTAATTGTGGGCTGCGGCTGCTCGGGGCTTTACTGTGCGCTGCATCTGCCGCGTGACAAAAAGATTTTGATGATTACCAAGTCTGATCTGGAAAGCAGCGATTCTTTTCTCGCGCAGGGCGGCATGTGTATGCTGAAAGACGAGTCGGATTACCAGTGCTACTTTGAGGATACACTGAAAGCCGGACACTATGAGAACGACAAAAAATCAGTGGAAATCATGATTCACTCTTCACAGGACGTGGTGAAAGACCTTCTGAGCTATGGCGTCGACTTTAAGCGCAACGCCGACGGCAGCCTTGCTTTTACCCGAGAGGGTGCACACCGGCATAAACGCATTCTGTACCATGAGGATATTACGGGGAAAGAAATCACGAGCTGCCTGCTGGAGCAGGTCAAAAAGCTGCCGAACGTGACGCTTCTGACCTACACGCGCCTTTTGGATATTCTTGAGGGAGACAATACCTGCTGCGGCGCGGTCATCAAACAGCAGGACCAAGCCCCCGAAGTTGTTGAGGCGGGGGATGTCGTGCTGGCGACTGGCGGCATCGGCGGGCTGTACCGCCATTCCACCAATTTCCGCCATTTGACCGGCGACAGCGTGGCGATTGCCATCAAGCACGGCATTGCGCTGAAAAATGTCAACTATGTGCAGATTCACCCGACCACCTTTTACAGCGAAAATGAAGAGGACCGCAGTTTCCTGATTTCCGAGTCCGTGCGCGGAGAGGGCGCAAAGCTTTATGATAAGGAGATGCACCGCTTTGTAAATGAGCTGCTTCCGCGCGACCTTTTGACCAATGCTATTTATGCCCAGATGGAAAAAGACCATACTGCCCATGTGTGGGAAGACCTGCGCACCATACCCGCCGATGAACTGCGCGCCCATTTTCCCAATATCATTGAACACTGCACGGAAATGGGGTATGATGTCTTTAAAGAATGTATTCCGGTCGTGCCGGCACAGCATTATTATATGGGAGGCATACAGGTAAACTATCAGAGCAGAACCTCGATGGAGCGCCTTTACGCAGTGGGTGAGACCGCCTGTAACGGTGTGCACGGCAAAAACCGCCTGGCCAGCAACTCCCTGCTGGAAAGCCTGGTCTTTGCCAAGCGTGCGGCCCGCGAAATTTCAGAAAACAACGGCAGGGTTCCTGCGGATGCCGAGGCACAGCGGGAAAAGGTTTTGGCTTCTGCCGACCTTTCTGCGTACAGCGATGAAAAGGCTTTGGACCAAGTGTACAAAGATGCTGTACAGCGAGAGATACAGAAAGCGGACAAATTAGCCCGTACAGCTTAA
- the rplM gene encoding 50S ribosomal protein L13: MSTYMAKAQEVTRKWYVIDAEGKPLGRVAAQAAVLLRGKEKPTFTPHVDCGDNVIIINCAKAVLTGKKLEKKHWYHHTGYIGHMKDVRYDTLMREDPCAAMKKAVKGMLPDNTLGRGALTRLRTVEGAEHQHAAQQPTAWEF; the protein is encoded by the coding sequence ATGTCCACTTATATGGCGAAGGCCCAGGAGGTCACACGCAAGTGGTATGTCATCGACGCCGAGGGCAAACCCCTTGGCCGTGTGGCTGCCCAGGCCGCCGTTTTACTGCGCGGCAAAGAAAAGCCGACTTTTACCCCGCACGTTGACTGCGGCGATAATGTCATTATTATCAACTGCGCTAAGGCTGTCTTGACCGGCAAAAAGCTGGAAAAGAAGCATTGGTACCATCACACTGGCTACATTGGCCACATGAAAGACGTCCGTTACGACACCCTGATGCGTGAAGATCCCTGCGCTGCTATGAAAAAGGCAGTTAAGGGTATGCTGCCTGACAACACCCTTGGCCGCGGCGCACTTACCCGCCTGCGCACTGTTGAAGGCGCCGAGCATCAGCACGCAGCCCAGCAGCCCACTGCTTGGGAATTTTAA
- a CDS encoding DUF1284 domain-containing protein: protein MDARPPEALRLRPHHLLCLPHFAGKGYSGSFTKNMTYTAALLQREPETPVTLCTEADSLCACCPNRRGKACESEKPARYDRAVLQVCGLQAGQTLPWCALQKKAAPLLHGELEKICGDCQWHSLCAAIEKEYKK from the coding sequence ATGGACGCCAGACCGCCTGAGGCGCTGCGGCTGCGCCCGCATCATCTGCTGTGCCTGCCGCATTTTGCCGGCAAAGGCTACAGCGGCTCATTTACGAAAAACATGACATACACAGCGGCTCTTTTGCAGCGGGAACCGGAAACGCCGGTGACGCTGTGCACCGAAGCGGACAGCCTCTGTGCCTGCTGCCCAAACCGCAGGGGAAAAGCCTGTGAAAGTGAAAAACCAGCGCGCTATGACCGCGCTGTTCTGCAGGTCTGCGGTCTGCAGGCGGGGCAGACGCTGCCGTGGTGTGCGCTGCAGAAAAAAGCCGCGCCGCTTCTGCACGGCGAACTTGAAAAAATATGCGGGGACTGCCAGTGGCACAGCCTGTGCGCTGCAATAGAAAAAGAATATAAAAAATGA
- a CDS encoding zinc ribbon domain-containing protein, translating into MQQRQYICPKCGCTRYESDQFQATGGNFAKLFDVQNKRFITITCAQCGYTELYRAETSMGMNILDLLIGN; encoded by the coding sequence ATGCAGCAACGGCAGTATATTTGCCCTAAGTGTGGGTGTACACGGTACGAAAGCGATCAGTTCCAGGCGACAGGCGGCAACTTTGCAAAGTTGTTTGATGTGCAGAACAAGCGCTTTATTACCATTACCTGTGCACAGTGCGGGTATACAGAATTGTACCGCGCCGAAACCAGCATGGGAATGAATATTTTGGATCTGCTGATTGGAAACTGA
- the nadA gene encoding quinolinate synthase NadA, which produces MLADEIEKLKKEKNAVILAHFYVVDEVQEIADYVGDSFFLSKVAASTSADSIIFCGVSFMGESAKILNPGKRVFLPDAAADCFMAHMADPADVAKVRKAYDDLAVVCYINSTAALKACSDVCVTSSNAIKIVKALPNKNIYFIPDGNLGHYVKEQVPDKNIILHPGFCPVHQSIAKEDVLQAKKEHPKAEFLAHPECTAEVLNEADYIGSTAGIIKYAEHSAGKEFIIGTELGVLHNLRYSCPDKKFYAVRGPQICVNMKKVTLQKVYDVLKNETNEVFVDDDLRKAALKPLDKMLELANG; this is translated from the coding sequence ATGCTGGCTGATGAAATAGAAAAACTCAAAAAAGAAAAAAATGCAGTGATACTCGCGCATTTCTATGTCGTAGATGAGGTGCAGGAGATTGCCGACTATGTTGGTGATTCCTTTTTTCTGAGCAAGGTGGCCGCCTCTACAAGCGCGGACTCTATTATTTTCTGCGGTGTTTCCTTTATGGGGGAAAGCGCCAAAATCTTAAATCCCGGCAAGCGCGTCTTTCTGCCAGACGCTGCTGCGGACTGCTTCATGGCCCACATGGCAGACCCGGCAGATGTTGCAAAAGTGAGAAAAGCATACGATGACCTGGCGGTCGTGTGCTACATCAATTCGACAGCCGCTCTGAAAGCCTGCTCGGATGTCTGCGTGACCAGCTCAAATGCCATCAAGATTGTAAAGGCACTGCCAAACAAGAATATTTACTTCATACCGGACGGCAACCTCGGCCATTATGTAAAAGAACAAGTTCCGGATAAAAATATCATTCTGCACCCCGGTTTCTGTCCGGTGCACCAGTCAATTGCCAAAGAAGATGTCCTGCAGGCAAAAAAAGAACACCCCAAGGCGGAGTTCCTCGCGCACCCGGAGTGTACAGCAGAGGTCTTAAATGAGGCCGACTATATCGGCAGCACAGCGGGCATTATCAAATACGCGGAGCACAGCGCCGGAAAAGAATTTATTATCGGGACAGAGCTCGGCGTTTTGCACAACCTTCGGTACAGCTGCCCAGATAAAAAGTTCTATGCGGTCCGGGGACCGCAGATTTGTGTCAATATGAAAAAGGTCACGCTGCAAAAGGTTTATGATGTCCTGAAAAACGAGACCAACGAGGTCTTTGTAGATGATGACCTGCGCAAGGCAGCGCTCAAGCCGCTCGATAAAATGCTGGAGCTTGCAAACGGATAA
- a CDS encoding IMP dehydrogenase gives MAFYFKEPCHTFNEYLLVPGYSSAECIPDNVSLKTPITKFKKGEKPDIVLNIPMTSAIMQSVSNDTLGVALAKEGGLSFIYGSQSIEQEAAMVARVKAYKAGFVPSDSNIKPDQTLADILELKKKTGHSTVAVTDDGTGTGKLLGVVTSRDYRISRMSVDTQVHTFMTPIEKVISAPMGATLSECNDIIWENKLNALPVVDADGKLCYFVFRKDYSAHKENACELLDDKKRYMVGAGINTRDYKERVPALLEAGADILCIDSSEGYSDWQKMTIEWIRQNYGDSVKVGAGNVVDGDGFRFLAEAGADFVKIGIGGGSICITRETKGIGRGQATAVIDVAKARDEYYTETGIYVPICSDGGIVYDHHLTLALAMGADFVMLGRYFSRFDESPTNKVNINGQYMKEYWGEGSNRARNWQRYDQGGAKKLSFEEGVDSYVPYAGALKDNVETTLYKVKSTMCNCGALTIHELQKKAKLTLVSSVSIVEGGAHDVLLKDSGSHQAK, from the coding sequence ATGGCTTTTTACTTCAAAGAACCGTGCCATACTTTCAATGAGTATCTTCTGGTGCCTGGGTACTCTTCTGCTGAGTGCATACCGGACAATGTCAGCCTGAAGACCCCTATCACAAAGTTTAAAAAAGGGGAAAAGCCGGACATCGTTTTGAATATTCCCATGACCTCGGCCATTATGCAGTCAGTCTCCAATGACACCCTGGGGGTGGCGCTGGCGAAAGAGGGCGGCCTTTCCTTTATTTACGGCTCTCAGAGCATTGAGCAGGAAGCCGCTATGGTTGCCCGCGTAAAAGCCTATAAAGCCGGCTTTGTGCCGAGTGACTCCAACATTAAGCCGGACCAGACCCTGGCGGATATTTTGGAGCTGAAAAAGAAGACAGGCCACTCTACAGTGGCAGTAACAGACGATGGCACCGGCACCGGCAAGCTGCTGGGTGTAGTCACCAGTCGCGATTACCGTATCAGCCGCATGTCTGTTGACACACAGGTCCATACGTTTATGACGCCGATTGAAAAGGTTATCTCTGCCCCAATGGGTGCCACCCTTTCCGAATGCAACGATATTATTTGGGAAAATAAGCTGAATGCGCTGCCGGTCGTCGATGCAGACGGCAAACTTTGCTATTTTGTTTTCCGCAAAGACTACTCTGCCCATAAAGAGAACGCCTGTGAGCTGCTGGACGACAAGAAGCGCTATATGGTCGGCGCCGGCATCAATACCCGCGACTATAAAGAGCGCGTACCGGCCCTGCTGGAGGCCGGCGCAGACATTTTGTGCATTGACTCCTCTGAAGGCTACAGCGACTGGCAGAAGATGACCATCGAGTGGATACGCCAAAACTACGGCGACTCTGTGAAAGTGGGCGCGGGCAATGTTGTAGACGGCGACGGCTTTCGCTTTTTGGCAGAGGCCGGTGCAGACTTTGTAAAAATCGGCATTGGCGGCGGCTCTATCTGCATTACCCGCGAGACCAAGGGCATTGGCCGCGGGCAGGCCACAGCGGTTATCGATGTAGCAAAGGCCCGCGATGAGTATTATACCGAAACCGGCATTTATGTGCCGATCTGCTCTGACGGTGGCATTGTTTATGACCATCACCTGACTTTGGCATTGGCTATGGGCGCCGACTTTGTCATGCTGGGCCGCTATTTCTCCCGCTTTGATGAGTCCCCGACCAATAAGGTCAATATCAATGGGCAGTATATGAAAGAGTACTGGGGCGAGGGCAGCAACCGTGCCCGCAACTGGCAGCGCTATGACCAGGGCGGTGCGAAAAAGCTTTCCTTTGAAGAGGGCGTAGACTCTTATGTGCCGTACGCCGGCGCCTTAAAGGACAATGTAGAGACAACCCTGTACAAAGTAAAATCTACTATGTGCAACTGCGGCGCATTGACTATCCACGAGCTGCAGAAGAAAGCAAAACTGACGCTGGTCTCGAGTGTCAGTATTGTCGAGGGGGGCGCGCATGATGTCCTGTTGAAAGATTCCGGCAGCCACCAGGCAAAGTAA
- the rpsI gene encoding 30S ribosomal protein S9, with product MYDKESYFYGTGRRKSSVARVRLYPGTGKVTINDRSIDDYFGLDTLKFIVRQPLELTGLTGKYDVVCRVSGGGVTGQAGAIRHGIARALLQVDSDSLRPALKKAGFLTRDPRMKERKKYGLKAARRAPQFSKR from the coding sequence ATGTATGATAAAGAATCTTATTTCTATGGTACCGGCAGAAGAAAGAGTTCGGTAGCCCGCGTTCGTCTGTACCCGGGCACCGGCAAGGTCACCATCAATGACCGCAGCATCGACGATTACTTTGGTCTGGATACCCTGAAGTTTATCGTCCGTCAGCCGCTGGAGCTGACCGGATTGACCGGAAAATACGACGTTGTCTGCCGTGTTTCCGGCGGCGGTGTCACCGGCCAGGCCGGCGCAATCCGCCACGGCATTGCCCGCGCACTGCTGCAGGTAGACAGCGACAGCCTGCGCCCGGCACTGAAAAAGGCTGGCTTCCTCACACGTGACCCGAGAATGAAAGAACGTAAAAAGTACGGCCTCAAAGCTGCACGTCGCGCTCCACAGTTCTCAAAGCGTTAA